In Falco biarmicus isolate bFalBia1 chromosome 5, bFalBia1.pri, whole genome shotgun sequence, a single genomic region encodes these proteins:
- the ITFG2 gene encoding KICSTOR complex protein ITFG2 isoform X1 — translation MRSVSYVQCVALDFGGSLFPHAICLGDADNDTLNELVVGDTNGKLYVYKNDDSKPWAVRSCQGMLTCVGIGDVCNKGKNLVVAVSAEGWFHLFDLTTSKHPDASGHHELAAAEEQKPVFKQHIPANTKVMLINDIDGDGKCELVVGYTDRVVRAFRWEDLSDSSDHVSGQLLLLKKWLLEGQVDSLSVNPGPDGSPELMVSQPGCGYAILLCTWDSEQQATTEGRDSSAAGSEAPVRDVILHQTSGRIHNKNVSTHLIGSIGRGCSSENTGSGLFALCTLDGTLKLMEGADKLLWSVQVDHQLFALEKLDVTGNGHEEVIACAWDGQTYIIDHNRTVARFQADENVSAFCAGLYACKGGSNSPCLVYVSFSQKIYIYWDVQLERMESTNLLKILDCDPEFGSLLQQLGVERDDVSAVKNLIHKTLYFPEKHQQSIPSQHQDPAGTDSSAHLTVNKDPL, via the exons ATGCGCTCCGTCAGCTACGTGCAGTGCGTGGCGCTGGACTTCGGCGGCAGCCTCTTCCCGCACGCCATCTGCCTGGGGGACGCCGACAACGACACG CTGAATGAGCTAGTGGTGGGAGACACCAATGGGAAACTCTACGTTTACAAGAATGATGACAGCAAACCCTGGGCTGTGCGATCATGCCAAGGAATG ctcaCATGTGTTGGAATCGGAGATGTATGCAATAAAGGAAAG AATCTTGTGGTGGCAGTGAGTGCAGAAGGCTGGTTTCATCTTTTCGACCTGACAACTTCAAAACACCCAGATGCTTCGGGCCACCATGagttggcagcagcagaagagcagaagcCAGTGTTCAAGCAGCATATTCCTGCCAACACCAAGGTCATGCTGATCAATGACATAG ATGGAGATGGGAAGTGTGAGTTGGTGGTGGGTTACACTGACAGGGTAGTACGTGCCTTCCGCTGGGAGGACTTGTCGGACAGTTCAGACCATGTCTCTGGGCAGCTACTCCTGTTGAAGAAATGGCTGCTAGAAGGTCAG GTGGACAGCCTCTCTGTGAACCCAGGCCCTGATGGCTCACCGGAGTTGATGGTGTCTCAGCCGGGCTGCGGTTATGCCATTCTGCTGTGCACCTGGGACTCTGAGCAGCAGGCTACGACAGAGGGAAGGGACAGCTCTGCCGCAGGCAG TGAGGCCCCTGTTCGAGATGTTATTCTACACCAAACATCTGGACGGATTCACAACAAGAATGTTTCCACTCATCTAATTGGCAGCATTGGTCGAG GCTGCTCCAGCGAGAATACTGGCTCAGGTCTCTTTGCCCTCTGTACTCTGGATG GGACATTGAAACTCATGGAGGGAGCAGACAAGCTGCTCTGGTCTGTGCAGGTTGATCACCAGCTGTTTGCTCTGGAAAAGTTGGATGTTACT GGCAACGGGCATGAGGAGGTGATTGCCTGTGCGTGGGATGGTCAGACGTACATCATCGACCACAATCGGACTGTTGCCAGATTTCAAGCAGACGAGAACGTCAGTGCGTTCTGTGCAG GCCTCTATGCATGCAAAGGAGGAAGCAACAGCCCCTGCTTGGTTTATGTCAGCTTCAGTCAGAAGATCTACATCTACTGGGATGTGCAACTGGAGAGAATGGAGTCCACCAACCTGTTGAAAATCCTGGATTGTGACCCAGAGTTTGGAAGTCTTTTGCAGCAGCTGGGTGTGG AAAGAGACGACGTTTCTGCTGTCAAAAATCTGATTCACAAAACACTCTATTTTCCTGAGAAACACCAGCAGAGCATCCCCTCACAGCATCAGGACCCTGCTGGAACAGACTCCTCTGCCCACCTTACTGTCAACAAGGATCCTTTATAA
- the ITFG2 gene encoding KICSTOR complex protein ITFG2 isoform X2: MRSVSYVQCVALDFGGSLFPHAICLGDADNDTNLVVAVSAEGWFHLFDLTTSKHPDASGHHELAAAEEQKPVFKQHIPANTKVMLINDIDGDGKCELVVGYTDRVVRAFRWEDLSDSSDHVSGQLLLLKKWLLEGQVDSLSVNPGPDGSPELMVSQPGCGYAILLCTWDSEQQATTEGRDSSAAGSEAPVRDVILHQTSGRIHNKNVSTHLIGSIGRGCSSENTGSGLFALCTLDGTLKLMEGADKLLWSVQVDHQLFALEKLDVTGNGHEEVIACAWDGQTYIIDHNRTVARFQADENVSAFCAGLYACKGGSNSPCLVYVSFSQKIYIYWDVQLERMESTNLLKILDCDPEFGSLLQQLGVERDDVSAVKNLIHKTLYFPEKHQQSIPSQHQDPAGTDSSAHLTVNKDPL; this comes from the exons ATGCGCTCCGTCAGCTACGTGCAGTGCGTGGCGCTGGACTTCGGCGGCAGCCTCTTCCCGCACGCCATCTGCCTGGGGGACGCCGACAACGACACG AATCTTGTGGTGGCAGTGAGTGCAGAAGGCTGGTTTCATCTTTTCGACCTGACAACTTCAAAACACCCAGATGCTTCGGGCCACCATGagttggcagcagcagaagagcagaagcCAGTGTTCAAGCAGCATATTCCTGCCAACACCAAGGTCATGCTGATCAATGACATAG ATGGAGATGGGAAGTGTGAGTTGGTGGTGGGTTACACTGACAGGGTAGTACGTGCCTTCCGCTGGGAGGACTTGTCGGACAGTTCAGACCATGTCTCTGGGCAGCTACTCCTGTTGAAGAAATGGCTGCTAGAAGGTCAG GTGGACAGCCTCTCTGTGAACCCAGGCCCTGATGGCTCACCGGAGTTGATGGTGTCTCAGCCGGGCTGCGGTTATGCCATTCTGCTGTGCACCTGGGACTCTGAGCAGCAGGCTACGACAGAGGGAAGGGACAGCTCTGCCGCAGGCAG TGAGGCCCCTGTTCGAGATGTTATTCTACACCAAACATCTGGACGGATTCACAACAAGAATGTTTCCACTCATCTAATTGGCAGCATTGGTCGAG GCTGCTCCAGCGAGAATACTGGCTCAGGTCTCTTTGCCCTCTGTACTCTGGATG GGACATTGAAACTCATGGAGGGAGCAGACAAGCTGCTCTGGTCTGTGCAGGTTGATCACCAGCTGTTTGCTCTGGAAAAGTTGGATGTTACT GGCAACGGGCATGAGGAGGTGATTGCCTGTGCGTGGGATGGTCAGACGTACATCATCGACCACAATCGGACTGTTGCCAGATTTCAAGCAGACGAGAACGTCAGTGCGTTCTGTGCAG GCCTCTATGCATGCAAAGGAGGAAGCAACAGCCCCTGCTTGGTTTATGTCAGCTTCAGTCAGAAGATCTACATCTACTGGGATGTGCAACTGGAGAGAATGGAGTCCACCAACCTGTTGAAAATCCTGGATTGTGACCCAGAGTTTGGAAGTCTTTTGCAGCAGCTGGGTGTGG AAAGAGACGACGTTTCTGCTGTCAAAAATCTGATTCACAAAACACTCTATTTTCCTGAGAAACACCAGCAGAGCATCCCCTCACAGCATCAGGACCCTGCTGGAACAGACTCCTCTGCCCACCTTACTGTCAACAAGGATCCTTTATAA
- the NRIP2 gene encoding nuclear receptor-interacting protein 2 isoform X2, which yields MSTRKSCPLPLGQGDREEKHGEGTPDLQRQECEVELRNKAILQQKRRLKQATQFVHKDSADLLPLDGLTRLGTSKDLQPHSVVQRRLLEGNLNKLRGETRVQSAWVQSPLAKDQDEKMEKGEDRRKETSHLLIQCQCQGQVLKATVNTGCLPNLISKSCLNQLGLEEVSAMDCGDLSLPISSVVGRVEHMELQFGQETVLCSALVVDDEMLEFCIGLQTLLSLKCCIDLEKGVLRFKALSQELPFLHASEEPGLSSLHSSC from the exons ATGAGCACAAGGAAGAGCTGCCCCCTGCCACTGGGGCAAGGAGACCGGGAGGAAAAGCACGGTGAGGGTACTCCTGACCTGCAGCGACAGGAGTGTGAGGTGGAGCTGAGGAACAAAGCTATTCTGCAACAGAAGAGGCGCCTTAAACAGGCCACCCAGTTTGTGCACAAGGACTCTGCTGACCTGCTGCCCCTGGATGGCTTGACAAGGCTTGGCACCTCCAAGGATCTG cagcCGCATAGTGTGGTCCAGAGGCGCCTCTTGGAAGGCAATCTGAACAAGCTGCGGGGCGAGACCAGGGTTCAGTCTGCATGGGTTCAATCTCCGCTGGCAAAAGACCAGgatgaaaagatggaaaagggAGAGGACAGGAGAAAAGAGACTTCACACCTGCTGATACAGTGTCAG TGCCAAGGTCAGGTATTGAAAGCAACTGTTAACACCGGGTGTCTACCAAATCTCATCTCCAAGAGCTGTTTAAACCAGCTGGG GCTGGAAGAAGTGTCTGCCATGGACTGTGGAGACCTCTCTCTTCCCATATCCAGCGTTGTTGGCCGAGTAGAACATATGGAGTTGCAATTTGGCCAGGAGacagtgctgtgttcagcaCTGGTTGTAG aTGATGAAATGCTGGAGTTTTGCATTGGTCTCCAGACTCTGTTATCTCTCAAG TGTTGCATCGACTTGGAGAAAGGAGTCCTGAGATTTAAAGCACTGAGTCAAGAGCTGCCTTTTCTACATGCCTCTGAAGAACCTG GCCTCTCCTCTCTGCACTCCAGCTGCTAG
- the NRIP2 gene encoding nuclear receptor-interacting protein 2 isoform X3, whose amino-acid sequence MSTRKSCPLPLGQGDREEKHGEGTPDLQRQECEVELRNKAILQQKRRLKQATQFVHKDSADLLPLDGLTRLGTSKDLQPHSVVQRRLLEGNLNKLRGETRVQSAWVQSPLAKDQDEKMEKGEDRRKETSHLLIQCQCQGQVLKATVNTGCLPNLISKSCLNQLGLEEVSAMDCGDLSLPISSVVGRVEHMELQFGQETVLCSALVVDDEMLEFCIGLQTLLSLKCCIDLEKGVLRFKALSQELPFLHASEEPGQ is encoded by the exons ATGAGCACAAGGAAGAGCTGCCCCCTGCCACTGGGGCAAGGAGACCGGGAGGAAAAGCACGGTGAGGGTACTCCTGACCTGCAGCGACAGGAGTGTGAGGTGGAGCTGAGGAACAAAGCTATTCTGCAACAGAAGAGGCGCCTTAAACAGGCCACCCAGTTTGTGCACAAGGACTCTGCTGACCTGCTGCCCCTGGATGGCTTGACAAGGCTTGGCACCTCCAAGGATCTG cagcCGCATAGTGTGGTCCAGAGGCGCCTCTTGGAAGGCAATCTGAACAAGCTGCGGGGCGAGACCAGGGTTCAGTCTGCATGGGTTCAATCTCCGCTGGCAAAAGACCAGgatgaaaagatggaaaagggAGAGGACAGGAGAAAAGAGACTTCACACCTGCTGATACAGTGTCAG TGCCAAGGTCAGGTATTGAAAGCAACTGTTAACACCGGGTGTCTACCAAATCTCATCTCCAAGAGCTGTTTAAACCAGCTGGG GCTGGAAGAAGTGTCTGCCATGGACTGTGGAGACCTCTCTCTTCCCATATCCAGCGTTGTTGGCCGAGTAGAACATATGGAGTTGCAATTTGGCCAGGAGacagtgctgtgttcagcaCTGGTTGTAG aTGATGAAATGCTGGAGTTTTGCATTGGTCTCCAGACTCTGTTATCTCTCAAG TGTTGCATCGACTTGGAGAAAGGAGTCCTGAGATTTAAAGCACTGAGTCAAGAGCTGCCTTTTCTACATGCCTCTGAAGAACCTGGTCAGTGA
- the NRIP2 gene encoding nuclear receptor-interacting protein 2 isoform X1, producing MSTRKSCPLPLGQGDREEKHGEGTPDLQRQECEVELRNKAILQQKRRLKQATQFVHKDSADLLPLDGLTRLGTSKDLQPHSVVQRRLLEGNLNKLRGETRVQSAWVQSPLAKDQDEKMEKGEDRRKETSHLLIQCQCQGQVLKATVNTGCLPNLISKSCLNQLGLEEVSAMDCGDLSLPISSVVGRVEHMELQFGQETVLCSALVVDDEMLEFCIGLQTLLSLKVRNSFFLIAGLLSRSLQRFDCCKHQEYLLQVFQGATGNACCTAAWLAAVCSNSFPVLLKGFRKGITQ from the exons ATGAGCACAAGGAAGAGCTGCCCCCTGCCACTGGGGCAAGGAGACCGGGAGGAAAAGCACGGTGAGGGTACTCCTGACCTGCAGCGACAGGAGTGTGAGGTGGAGCTGAGGAACAAAGCTATTCTGCAACAGAAGAGGCGCCTTAAACAGGCCACCCAGTTTGTGCACAAGGACTCTGCTGACCTGCTGCCCCTGGATGGCTTGACAAGGCTTGGCACCTCCAAGGATCTG cagcCGCATAGTGTGGTCCAGAGGCGCCTCTTGGAAGGCAATCTGAACAAGCTGCGGGGCGAGACCAGGGTTCAGTCTGCATGGGTTCAATCTCCGCTGGCAAAAGACCAGgatgaaaagatggaaaagggAGAGGACAGGAGAAAAGAGACTTCACACCTGCTGATACAGTGTCAG TGCCAAGGTCAGGTATTGAAAGCAACTGTTAACACCGGGTGTCTACCAAATCTCATCTCCAAGAGCTGTTTAAACCAGCTGGG GCTGGAAGAAGTGTCTGCCATGGACTGTGGAGACCTCTCTCTTCCCATATCCAGCGTTGTTGGCCGAGTAGAACATATGGAGTTGCAATTTGGCCAGGAGacagtgctgtgttcagcaCTGGTTGTAG aTGATGAAATGCTGGAGTTTTGCATTGGTCTCCAGACTCTGTTATCTCTCAAGGTAAGGAACAGCTTCTTCCTTATTGCAGGACTCCTCTCAAGAAGTTTGCAAAGATTTGATTGCTGTAAGCATCAGGAATATTTACTTCAGGTCTTCCAGGGTGCTACCGGCAATGCTTGTTGCACAGCTGCGTGGCTGGCTGCAGTATGCTCTAATTCCTTTCCAGTCCTTCTTAAAGGTTTTAGGAAAGGAATCACCCAGTAG
- the NRIP2 gene encoding nuclear receptor-interacting protein 2 isoform X4: MSTRKSCPLPLGQGDREEKHGEGTPDLQRQECEVELRNKAILQQKRRLKQATQFVHKDSADLLPLDGLTRLGTSKDLCQGQVLKATVNTGCLPNLISKSCLNQLGLEEVSAMDCGDLSLPISSVVGRVEHMELQFGQETVLCSALVVDDEMLEFCIGLQTLLSLKVRNSFFLIAGLLSRSLQRFDCCKHQEYLLQVFQGATGNACCTAAWLAAVCSNSFPVLLKGFRKGITQ; encoded by the exons ATGAGCACAAGGAAGAGCTGCCCCCTGCCACTGGGGCAAGGAGACCGGGAGGAAAAGCACGGTGAGGGTACTCCTGACCTGCAGCGACAGGAGTGTGAGGTGGAGCTGAGGAACAAAGCTATTCTGCAACAGAAGAGGCGCCTTAAACAGGCCACCCAGTTTGTGCACAAGGACTCTGCTGACCTGCTGCCCCTGGATGGCTTGACAAGGCTTGGCACCTCCAAGGATCTG TGCCAAGGTCAGGTATTGAAAGCAACTGTTAACACCGGGTGTCTACCAAATCTCATCTCCAAGAGCTGTTTAAACCAGCTGGG GCTGGAAGAAGTGTCTGCCATGGACTGTGGAGACCTCTCTCTTCCCATATCCAGCGTTGTTGGCCGAGTAGAACATATGGAGTTGCAATTTGGCCAGGAGacagtgctgtgttcagcaCTGGTTGTAG aTGATGAAATGCTGGAGTTTTGCATTGGTCTCCAGACTCTGTTATCTCTCAAGGTAAGGAACAGCTTCTTCCTTATTGCAGGACTCCTCTCAAGAAGTTTGCAAAGATTTGATTGCTGTAAGCATCAGGAATATTTACTTCAGGTCTTCCAGGGTGCTACCGGCAATGCTTGTTGCACAGCTGCGTGGCTGGCTGCAGTATGCTCTAATTCCTTTCCAGTCCTTCTTAAAGGTTTTAGGAAAGGAATCACCCAGTAG